In Aegilops tauschii subsp. strangulata cultivar AL8/78 chromosome 3, Aet v6.0, whole genome shotgun sequence, one genomic interval encodes:
- the LOC109738956 gene encoding alkane hydroxylase MAH1-like — MEAVSWWVRGFLGKYPEIMVSFACFLFLLFFRYRRRDGLPTNWPVVGSVPALTVNAGRVHEWLTEFLSVAPGMSHVARGPWGSPVDILLTANPADVAHVFTTNFGNYPKGEEFAALFDVLGNGIFNADGDSWAFQRRKAHALLSDARFRAAVAASTARKLDEGLVPLLDGVAAGGAVVDLQDVFMRLTFDLTAMFIFGTDPGCLAADFPVVPFAAAMDKAEAVLFYRHVTPIAWLRLQTYLNIGHHKKMTKAQQVLDASIAEFVSLRRERAASSADSNADGADAAEADLLTLYMACQDEVGKDGDEFDRFLRDTTLNLMIAGRDTTSSALTWFFWLLTNHPDVEAKILTELRETLPSCGGHPSAADLKRLVYLHAALSESLRLYPPVPFEHKAGARADTLPSGPAVRPSRRVIVSFYSMGRMESVWGEDCLEFRPERWLTAAGRLRHEPSYKFVAFNVGPRTCLGKDLAFTQMKAVVAAVLPRFRVEVAPGAVVKPKLSIILHMKDGLKVRVYKRQDGDAR, encoded by the coding sequence ATGGAGGCGGTGTCATGGTGGGTTCGAGGCTTCCTTGGCAAGTACCCGGAGATCATGGTGTCGTTCGCTTGCTTCCTGTTCCTGTTGTTCTTCAGGTATCGCCGGCGGGACGGGCTGCCGACGAACTGGCCGGTGGTCGGCTCGGTGCCAGCGCTCACCGTCAACGCCGGCCGCGTGCACGAGTGGCTCACGGAGTTCCTGAGCGTGGCGCCGGGGATGTCGCACGTCGCCAGGGGCCCGTGGGGCTCGCCCGTGGACATCCTTCTCACGGCCAACCCGGCGGACGTGGCGCATGTCTTCACGACCAACTTCGGCAACTACCCCAAGGGCGAGGAGTTCGCGGCCCTGTTCGACGTGCTCGGCAACGGCATCTTCAACGCCGACGGGGATTCGTGGGCGTTCCAGCGGCGCAAGGCGCACGCGCTGCTCTCGGACGCGAGGttccgcgccgccgtcgccgccagcACCGCGCGCAAGCTCGACGAGGGGCTCGTGCCGCTCCTCGACGGCGTCGCTGCCGGCGGCGCGGTGGTGGACCTGCAGGACGTGTTCATGCGCCTGACGTTCGACCTCACGGCGATGTTCATATTCGGCACGGATCCCGGCTGCCTTGCCGCCGACTTCCCGGTAGTGCCATTCGCCGCGGCCATGGACAAGGCCGAGGCGGTGCTGTTCTACAGGCACGTGACGCCCATTGCCTGGCTGAGGCTCCAGACCTACCTAAACATCGGGCATCACAAGAAGATGACCAAGGCTCAGCAAGTCCTGGACGCGTCCATCGCCGAGTTCGTCTCGCTACGGCGAGAGCGCGCGGCCAGCAGTGCCGACAGCAACGCCGACGGAGCCGACGCCGCCGAGGCTGATCTTCTCACGTTGTACATGGCATGCCAAGACGAGGTAGGCAAGGACGGAGACGAGTTCGACCGGTTCTTGCGCGACACGACGCTGAACCTCATGATCGCCGGCCGCGACACGACGAGCTCCGCCCTGACATGGTTCTTCTGGCTGCTCACCAACCACCCTGACGTGGAGGCCAAGATCCTCACGGAGCTCCGTGAGACCCTGCCGTCTTGCGGCGGCCACCCCAGCGCGGCCGATCTGAAGCGGTTGGTGTACCTGCACGCGGCCCTCTCGGAGTCGCTCCGGCTGTACCCGCCGGTGCCGTTCGAGCACAAGGCGGGAGCGCGGGCGGACACGCTGCCGAGCGGGCCGGCCGTGCGGCCGTCGAGGAGGGTGATCGTGTCGTTCTACTCGATGGGACGCATGGAGTCGGTGTGGGGCGAGGACTGCCTGGAGTTCCGGCCGGAGCGGTGGCtgacggcggcggggcggctgcgGCACGAGCCTTCGTACAAGTTCGTGGCGTTCAACGTGGGGCCCAGGACGTGCCTGGGCAAGGACCTGGCGTTCACGCAGATGAAGGCCGTGGTCGCCGCCGTCCTGCCGCGGTTCAGGGTGGAGGTCGCCCCCGGTGCCGTGGTGAAGCCCAAGCTGTCCATCATACTCCACATGAAGGACGGGCTCAAGGTGAGGGTATACAAGAGGCAAGACGGCGATGCTCGCTAG